CATCTTCTTGAagcaacttgaaggaaaatcttgaaagatgaacctagccttagcgtttcttgattttcttgagcgtagaatctttggagtgaatgagagggttttgatttgtgaaaactgattttctattcgtttagggcaatttagatgacctcctaagggtttttaggactaaaatacccctaaagaaataattaaaatgagatGGGAGTCGGAAAGATCTttcaccaggcagtgaggtccgtgttggctccgcgtcgcggagctaTCACGGAGTTGCTGCCAGATTTGCGCGACGTTAGTAAATccatcataactttttactcaaagcttggaatttagcaaactcggtggcgttgtaAAGAGGGCTTGAAGGGATTTAATTTTATATCTAGTAGCTcgcctaactcatcatgtactaggagttatggtcatttgaatttgacccaaaacttaagaaaaactaggaatgacttgaatgcttttctcttcagttcttcttggaactcaagatgctacatctagtgaccatatactcaagaaattttaaattccttgcaaaaaatctcactacgaagaacggttcgagtcttagctcaaaaattttctggggtgttacagttccaatatatgaagttaacatgatgtagtctaaatccatttaatttttttaacaatttctcttgtgatgtacaTATATACTTCTAAATatgttttttccaaaatttagagaattgtcacaatttatttttcatgcttAAGACATaagaatgattttatttatcaatgctacttatgtgatttagattgtcaggatgtttgcttcaaaatagttattactatgtaAACATTGcctttttgttttacttatttaatattttttaatatttcagtattttagacgaTGAAAAGTTCATATGATTTGTAATAACTCTAGTTgatgtttgtattagtttaatttttattatttatttaatagctaatttttttgagataaatatttttcattaatgcaaatatatatatttataaatgggtaggtatttgtatttaatttaaagtattatatatgtcacaaatgtattatcaagttaacaggatcttctaaatttaaaatatattattttaaaatgttccgagtttttttttagaaaaaaactcacaacaaatgtgaaaatatgtgaatatatatgaatcatatGTGAATATATGtcagtataaaatttattagaaactCAGTTATTGcacattaattatttagttataacattataaattctcttagttattactaattattgcaaatgttCCTCTCACTCTTTTACATTCCTagttatgatattataaatttcatacttattacattaattatttctatctttcaactttccttatattaacttttgaccaataatttttcatattattatgccgcccctatatatgtgataataCGGTGTTGTTATATTTTCTTTGACAAATCATGCTTGGTTGAGTAAATTGAAAATcgtttacaagtatatgaactatatctttgttgggtggaagataaacatgtgattatatatatgatttcacagatagaacatattctttaattttaattttttatttttccaataaaaaaagaaaatatttctcaattaacTACGGACAGTCATataactatctttgatttatgtacacagtcaatcgagaagtcaaatatgagagccAACAACATAAATGTCCTATGTTATGTTATAacttacaaaataaaaactaataaacaaaaaatgattctaaaagataaaatgtagtgttctcttcacatgttcatatgacatctaaacaattaaacgtggaatacacgtgcaaagcacatctggttagatgacaagaaaaatacaaaacccTATGTCTGATTCGGGGACCAAAACCCTATGCTTATAATAgcataaatattgtattttttatttagccCATCATTAAACTAGAAATTACAAATGAATATTTACACATAAGACTTCATAGTTTATGAGGTGTCTTTTAGACATAAGAATCATACATATTAAATTTTCATTGTAAAATCTGCAAGTGTAACTAACAAATGTATCTGTTTCTTTGTACTATtcttcaatattaattaaataacaaacaaCTCAATGTATACACAAtgaatttaaacttgaaaatactcattatatatactaaataaaactaaatgttATAATGTAATAAGAAGTAGACTATAATTGAAATGTGATTCAATAGATCCCCAAATACTACACATATATCAAGGTTGATCGAATaacattaatatattttttccacTAACATAGCAAGTTTCACATACCATTAAAACAACATGACCTAATAAATGATATGcaacaaaataaaagtaggGAATATTGTTATTGAAAAATAGGTAGAACAATAAAGTACTAGTTTAATCATTTATCATCACCATCGCTTCCACCCTCCAAACTTGTTGATGTGCCTCCTGCATGAAAATTGTCACTTATATCTACATCAGTCTCAGTTGTCGACTCAGAATTAGAGAGAAATGACGGAGTTTTAGAAATCagaaattgttgttgaagttgtttttttctttcattaagTTTAGCTCGTATACGAGAAGACATTTccaataaacttttttttttcgtaGCATCAAGTTCATTTAATTTAACCTTTCCCTTGATAAATTGGTTGAACGTGAGTTCCATTTTCTTCTCCACAAGTTCTTTCTCAAGTTTTCTAATCTCTTTTGCTAGATCCTCCAATGTATCAACCGTTGTTTCGTTTGACAAAACTCTAGGAATGGTTCgtctactaaaaaaaatcaacaacacAGCTATACCATACATGATAAACAACTCTTGTGCTTCATTGGATAAAGTAGCTAACTTTTCACTTAAACGTATGGCCATGTTTGGTTTAGAGAAGAACTAATTGTGAAAATAGAAGTGGGACattgaaatgtatttatagaGACATAATGACATTTATTAATACTATATAGTAAAATTAAGTCAAGTAAATCTAGATAATTTGGTCCGATTTTGGTTATAAATCTATTAAAACAATTTGGTCTAGGAAAGatttttacatattttcttaaaatacaCTTAGTCAATATGTACATGCCATACTGCTTTAAATAAAGGGATAAAGAATACATGCACAAAATATTTACGCCTAGTCAATATGTACATGCCATAGTtacttatatattattaaaattggAAAGCTCCAAAgtgcaaatttaaattattaataccatatataaaattatgtgaAGTAAATCTGGATAATTTGGTCCATTTttgttaataaatttattaaaacaatTTGGTCTAGGAAAGatttttacatattttctttaaatacaCGTCATAGTTAACTGCTTTAAATAAAGGGGTAAAAGTTTACCTGCACAAGATATTTACGCCTAGTCAATATTTACATGCCATAgttaatcatatatattattaaaagtgagaAGCTCCAAAGTGCAAAATTGGATTATTAATACCATATAGTGAAATTATGTCAAGTAAATCTAGATAATTTGGTCCCATTTTGGTTATAAATTGATTGgttatatataaagttggaAGCTCCAAAGtgcaaagttgaattaccattttacccctacactaaatcaaaatattaaaaaaatatatttaaatataatatcattaattaagaaaattatccTATCAATTTTTCCCCTGATCTTATGTTTggaaaaattgaagttttacAACAATTAATCATGTATTAACAAACGGTGAATTAATTTTCTAGCCATTGCAACATATTCAACACTCTAGAAGACTATTCATCTTCTTATACTCccttcatttcatattaattgaattgttgaggtgtttcacatTCTTTAAGTAAAGAGGATTAAGACATATATTAGacataactttcaatttttacctttattaattattatcaaatttatgagtaaaataactaaacattaattaataactaatttcaatactaactaatgaaagacaaaattggaagaaaattttaaaaatagtcttGAAATTTAACAATCAAGttaattggaaaaataaaaattgtctcaacaatttaattaatttccacttttacaattttataaattcccAAATCAGTGAATCATAGAGATCCATTGATGTTCTCTTCTGGAATTTCAAATACCACCAATCATCCTccttttaatgaattttattttattctctattttattttattggctAGGCTTACGTAAACTTTTTAATAATTCACCAATAATTATATGTGCAATGCACGTGCATATTGTGTATTAGAAATTACACGCATACTAAAACTTTTGGGAAATGTCATAATGAAATAAAACATACATTAAGAATATCATCTATTAGAAAGTAATAAATGAGATTacaatcatatcatatatttggACCTAATACCATGAAAATTAATCTCATCACACATTGTACTTACCTAAATATAGATGTTCAACTTTACATGTTCAAAGATATATCTATTTCCCCGTTTCATATTAGATagacactttttattttacatgataattaagaaatcattaatagattaatcaattttactattttgtcccttttcatattaattagcctcttgaaaaaagaaatgattgGGATCTTCAAAGTTTGTTTAAACTTCCAAAGGCCATATTGATTGTagggtaaaataggaaaaagttaattaattatattctgaTTTAGTAAGTGATTAAGTAATAtgatacaaatatttttagttagatGTACATCTAATATGAAAGGGAGGGAGTAATGATTTTGCATTTAGATTTTGTGTTACTCATTCTACAGGTATGCTTCactataacaaatttattttaaatagtttgtactaattgaaatgaaataaatgtgcaacgcacgtgtccaGAAATTAGTTGATTTAAATAAAGGTAGAAAAAGAGATTttggaataaataaaaatgtataacgTGACTTGTTAATACCATATGGTCAAATACTTTATGTAGATTTAGGTaacttatttcaaatttgaaaataaattgttattatttcacaaattcaaacaaacaaatattatttgctAAAATTATAATCAAATACAACTCCATCTTcaactcaaatttgaaaattctaaataaagtaaataaatatatatttgcaatAGTATGTAGTGACTCATATATTGGATCTAATATATATCAATATGTGATTGTTTATTGGACTTATCTATTTTGAGATATTCCTCTTTTAGaacatcacaaaaaaaaaactctctgATCAACCTATTCACCAATGATATATGTGTAACATTCAACAAATATCTGATAATTTTATGCCCATATAGCTGATGTTTTGTGTCTTGAATGGTAAATGAGTGTATTGTTAATCTAACAGGATTAGAGAAGCATCAAGTAATAGAATGTTGATGCttgaaattttgtattttttatttagccCATCATTAAATTAGAAACTACAAATGAATATTTACACATAAGACTTCATAGTTTATGAGGTGTCTTTTAGACGCATTAACTTTAAACTTCAGAAGATCACTATCAATTTGGGTCAACCTTTTAATGTGCAAGTTCATAAAGACTTCTAACAATCTCCTACTTGAACTACACATATAGACGTATAAATAACTTTATAACCGTATGTCACCTTGTGAGctcaaaatatgaaatatcataatataaagtactTTAAAATGTAACAATCTCCTGGATTCATCATGTCAATATTGGACCACAATGACTTTTGTTACATTTATCATAACGAAATCTTTGTTGATCACGAATACCAACATAACCAAATGACAACGGTCGATCAAAGTATGAATGCGAACATAAAATTATGAGCAATATGATCTAAGCACGCCTCTTTCCAATTGGTACTACTGTAAAATAAGTCagtgtgaaaaaataaattatatacttTATTTCTATCTAAATAACCTCAGAATCCTTAATTGAAATCATAAActgaaaattaaaatgtatcTACACATAAAGAACATTTAAAAGGTTGCAATTTTTTACTAAAACTAATATCCTTAAATAAGACGACACCCATATGATATCTCGACCTTCTAGTTCATCCAATAGGACCTACAAATTCACAAAATAAGtacaatgaaagaaaaaaaaaagtaaaacatacgcgtcctacgtgacataatacacatagaaTGCCACGTAGGATACAAATTTGCTATTTATGATGTCACGTAagacgaatgtgtctatttgtttaattttatacaagtttaagtgtctacttatacacactcaaagttggagggcatagaaGCCAGCTAAAACCAAGTTGAagggcacatttatgtattatgcggcctaaaaacatttttgtcatatttattttttgcactCTCAAAATAGCTTTTGAATTGTGTTGTTTGTTAAGACAGTCAACTGTTGGAAATAGCTAATCgactaagaaaaacaaaagagtatttcacccccccccccacacacacacccCACTCCCTCTTGCACTTCCAGTATTAGCTTGAACAAAAGACAGGAAAAGGGAAATGCAACATCGAGGTCTGAGGAAGTGATAATTGAGATATGTAACTCTTGAAAAGGTGACAATTAGTTATGTAAACAGAACAATGGATATAAAGGTATAAAAGTCATGAAAagttgatagtttaaatgtgttttttacCGTTTAACTCATTAGGAAAACAAATATGATACTGAAATGGAGTAGATTTCATGAGGTGTCTTGAACAAATATTCATGATGAAAAAAATGCAAATACCTACTGAAATTAAATgagaatatatattacttaaccATGGTGAAATAATAAATCTACGACATCTACCCAATTCCCTACATagcatctagacacctcaatttGTCTATAGGGTCTCTTGTGGACACCCGACActaacatgaaaaaatatttttctttcaaacaaaTTTGAGCGTGTGAAAAATGGTCACTCCGGCCTGAACTTCTCTCCCTATCAAAAttgtgttcaataggtacattTTCAACAACATTCAAACGGTACTAGTCCTAGTTAATGTGTCAAAATGAAAGTGTCGGACAAGTTCAGGAGaccaatttatgtattttttttcccaaGTTAATATTCCTAATGAAACTATAgtgtaaaataacaaaacataGAAAAGAAGATCACAGGCTCCTAAGAAGAagatataaacataaaaaaggcTTTATCAGTATTTATCAAATTTGTTCCTATCTAGCCGAATGTCATTGGATCAAATGACAAAGACattgttgataaaaaaaagttttttcccGAATGAAATGAAAATTGGATTCATATGGCCATGAAAGAGGGATTAAGTGGAACAGAATTGACAGAGTGGTAGAGTCGTAGAAACGCCTGCTTCAATGCTTAGGGCCGATGAAAAATAAAGCATGACGAGGCTTCTCTATTTGAGGCGCCTGAAATTATAGCATTAAGAGGCTTCATAAGTACACATATAACAAGGAGTTAATAGAGTAGAATCTAATACTGTGAAAACAATATTCATATTGTAAGCAAGTTGTATAATGCATTGTTAAACAGAAACACAAGATGTGCATTATAAGTCAATTACCATTGGAACTCCAAGCTAATCTGATTAACACGTCGTCTTGTAGTTGATTCAACAATCTTGAAACCTTTCAAGAAATAACGCCAACACATGTAATTACTATATTTATAACGTTTAACGCTTTTCAATTCCCTTTCCCAGCCTTTCAGTTGATCTAATAAGACCTACAAATACATTACATTATCAGTACAATGAGAGGGAAAAAACAGAGAAATACAagtgaaaataagaaaatattaaggtgaAAGATTAAAGTCATAAGATTGTGGAATACCTGTATAAAGTTATACTTTAGTGCATCTGATTTCACTCTCACTAGCAAAGTTCGCGGATGGAAGTAACTAAATAATTCATCAATTAGAAATTTATAACTTGGTACCATTGATAAGAGTATTAACAAATCAATTTGCTTGATTTGAAGTGGTTGAATGTTGCTCCGAATATTGTCTGAACAAAGTCTGTCCTCCTGatcgaattttcaaaattaaacgGCTATTGAATGGAAAAATGTACAAACTAGATCAACACTTGGCCCGAATTTAATAAGTTGTCAATTTGATGTACTTACCTTTGATTCAGTTGCATCAGTTGTTAGAGAGAAGGTCAAATTTTCACCTAAAGTTCGAGCAAAAGCTCTCAAGTACTGAACCAACCTACTAACCGAAGTAACATACTTAAATCCAATCTCGACTTCCATTAAGCTCGAACCAATGATTGGACACGAGTTTGGAACTTTTTTAATATCTATTAACTTGAATGAACGTAAATTGGGAGTAACAATGACAGCATCATTCAAATCAACCATGTTACTTAAGGTCAAATTCTCCAATTCAGGActagaaattttgaattttttcaatCCTTTACACGAACGAAGAAACAAGGATTTAAGACAGGGGAATGCTGAGGAAATATCATTGGGAAATCCGATGGGAATATACTCACAATCGATTTTCAGGACATGTAGCTTAGTACAAGCACTTAAATCAAGTTTCACTGTTAATATTGATGATCTTAACAAGTAAAACTCTcgtaaattttgagtttttatttcAATTGGCCCAATTCCATTACCACTCAAATGAACCTTTTTAAGTTGATTCAAATCATCAGGCAATAAGATGGGAAATACGCCAAGTTCATAGTAGCAATTGATCAAGGTTAACTCAGTAATAGAAGGACAATTGTTGATAAGTTTTACGAAATTTGTGGGAGAGATTTGAAtggaaacaaaataaatctctttcATTAGAGGCAACTCTTTAATATCATCAAATGTTTCATCCTCAAATTTGCagttttttaaacataaaactGTTAACAATACTCTTGATTGAAAAATTGCAGGGGACAATGCTAATGAGGTAACAGCAGCAATCAAATATACTTCCGTGAAATTGGTGTTGTCTGAAGCAAACTTGACAACTATAGGGTAGAGGCTGTGAGAGCAGATTCTTCGATGAACAATTCGAGAGCAGCAGTATGCACAGAATGTGCGGGTAGAAACAAATTGTTCTTGTAATACGTTGTCGTTGATGTTGCACGATGATATAATGTCATGCCAATTTTTACAAACCCGGGAAGCAATTGCTCTGTATCTGAGATTGAGAGAAGAGAGGATTAGGTGAAGGATGTCATCTGGTAATAATGCATTACTACTATTGTTGTTGTAGCTATGCAAATTGCAAAAAGTAATGGAGGCCATGAGTGCAAAAACTGATCTTACACTTTGTTAAATTGTAGGGTTAACagaataattttataatacttgaaatatattttttttaggaaaaagggacaaatatatctccgaattatcgtaaatgatatgcagataccctccgtcatacttttggtgCCCCTGTCGtcaaaaaactagagcatattgGACTTCACTCTAATAGAACactaaatagggacacatgGCACAATCTTATCTGTCGAtcagatatttaataaatgtcggatcgatggataagattatgatGCGTGTATGtttgttagtataaagggtatatatgctctagtttttggacggcaggggcaccaatgtcccaaaagtatgacggaggataTCTGCATACTATTTTCAATAGTTTGGaagtatatttgttttttttcccttttttatcaattaaaattttgattggTATTAAGTATTCCCTAACTAtataaaaacacctaaaaaagtGTGTTACGAGGCAATAATGTTAGAGTTTGATTACTTCAAGAACATGGTTTCTTTTCCTATGAAAATTAGGAGGATCTCTAATCTCAATTGTATTACACGTATAATTAGGAgagttttttttaaaggaaataataataaaaaaaaaacctaccATATATTTGAGATAAGCTAAGTGTCAAAAAtacacttaaattttattttattttttagtttgataCCTATtctattgagagtgtgagtttcatctctaaactatcacttattagtttaagaaaaaaaatatttttttataattattatcccaaatttaaattttattttaacaacTTCATTTCAAAGAGTTAGAAgaataaacttcataaaaaatatattaatttttttaataaaaaaagctaaggtatctattttttttctaactaaaatcttaaattaatagaaaaatcaaacacttttatttatttagtaatTGATTGTGTCATCAACACTGCTACCACTCATTcatttagaataaataaaaaaattaaaaatgaaatcactaaaaaggaaagaaactaATTAGTAAATAGTAAAACTAATTAGTAAAttgtaaaatttatatttatcttcTAATGTGAGGTCTGCAATTCCACAAAGCACAAATGCTCCATCagtcaattcttttttttttttacttgtaaaGCTTTCTTGCCTTGTTTTTTAATGATCCAGATTCTC
The DNA window shown above is from Solanum stenotomum isolate F172 chromosome 6, ASM1918654v1, whole genome shotgun sequence and carries:
- the LOC125867307 gene encoding uncharacterized protein LOC125867307 is translated as MAIRLSEKLATLSNEAQELFIMYGIAVLLIFFSRRTIPRVLSNETTVDTLEDLAKEIRKLEKELVEKKMELTFNQFIKGKVKLNELDATKKKSLLEMSSRIRAKLNERKKQLQQQFLISKTPSFLSNSESTTETDVDISDNFHAGGTSTSLEGGSDGDDK